One genomic region from Prunus persica cultivar Lovell chromosome G3, Prunus_persica_NCBIv2, whole genome shotgun sequence encodes:
- the LOC18783987 gene encoding NAC domain-containing protein 101 has translation MAPCEYVDVPIGFKFHPSDDELLRYYLLNKVCGTPFMYSNVVPEFNLYGKKEPWDIWNDFGGQKLEKGEDLYFFTKLKLVTSKGSLVARTIGNGTWKGEDRGTMVGDPAKKNKPLGLCKRFRYENDKSDQHGRWIMHEYSLHPSLVKPHSNSNTCGGDGKYVLCQIRKNDRKRKLSENDGVGGHALVLQSPTTILRQLKNIDEVVGANFTPISEASEVNYHYNQQQEQTTSANAYLPMNQPHYFLTDYPTTMASASTSPPPSLPQPDYGFELISDTDHQPTQGFNYDLSQFLDDDDVDALMKDLSNLDNIQPLAAQPLGGGSHPYPSIIQESAVDEDSGNIINSGFGISSEDQTGGELGAENVQLNVLGFPEPC, from the coding sequence ATGGCACCTTGTGAGTATGTTGATGTTCCAATTGGATTCAAGTTTCATCCAAGCGATGATGAGTTATtgagatattatcttcttaacaAGGTTTGTGGCACACCATTTATGTATAGCAACGTTGTGCCAGAATTTAATCTTTATGGTAAGAAAGAGCCATGGGATATATGGAATGATTTCGGTggacaaaaattagaaaagggTGAAGACCTCTACTTCTTCACCAAATTGAAGTTAGTGACCAGCAAGGGTTCCCTCGTGGCTCGAACGATAGGAAATGGAACCTGGAAAGGTGAGGACAGAGGGACCATGGTCGGTGATCCCGCGAAAAAGAATAAGCCTTTAGGTCTGTGTAAAAGGTTCCGTTATGAGAATGATAAATCTGATCAACATGGCCGCTGGATTATGCACGAGTACAGCCTTCACCCTTCATTGGTGAAGCcccattcaaattcaaatacttgtggtggtgatggtaaATACGTGCTCTGTCAAATTCGAAAGAATGACAGAAAGAGGAAGTTATCAGAGAATGATGGCGTCGGTGGTCATGCTCTAGTACTACAATCCCCTACCACGATTCTAAGGCAACTAAAGAACATTGATGAAGTCGTAGGTGCGAATTTTACTCCAATTTCTGAGGCTTCTGAGGTTAATTATCATTATAATCAGCAGCAGGAGCAGACTACCAGTGCGAATGCGTACTTGCCAATGAATCAGCCACACTACTTTCTTACAGATTACCCAACAACTATGGCCTCTGCATCAACTAGTCCTCCACCATCTCTCCCTCAGCCAGACTATGGCTTTGAGCTTATTAGTGACACTGATCATCAACCAACACAAGGTTTTAATTATGACCTCAGCCAATTtctagatgatgatgatgttgatgcATTGATGAAGGATCTCTCAAATTTGGATAACATCCAACCACTTGCAGCACAACCATTGGGAGGAGGATCGCATCCATATCCATCCATAATCCAGGAGTCTGCAGTTGATGAAGACTCGGGCAATATTATTAATAGTGGATTTGGGATATCATCAGAAGATCAAACAGGTGGTGAACTTGGTGCTGAAAATGTTCAACTCAATGTGTTAGGCTTTCCTGAACCGTGCTAG
- the LOC18783370 gene encoding AUGMIN subunit 4 produces MVKGLQQQGQNLPPDLTQVIDQLERHCLAPDGSLVSKSAYFDLQLAREEMSRERLRYLEAMAIYGEAIAMVEEYQQAVSVANLGGIRDVQGLYLQSDLKNPPQLYETLEHRMIVAEAAQRLRLPLISKDGEIHEEEIEKCSTMSRSSLDSISTSVTISSSSNSTNFNTATSTSSAANNNLSLNATDAVESGVGGVPNRFLGITPAYLWQTQLQQTPLSMDMTEYQLCLSREIEVRLVAKCDKLADAFIMDDNDSSSGHQNSSSCLPERVKLIIEEMEREEAALREDLYSADRKFAEYYNVLEQILGVLIKLVRDLKLQHQHQYDGLQKTWLCKRCETMSAKLRVLEHVLLLETYTKESIPALHKIRKYLLEATDEASIAYNKAVTRLREYQGVDPHFDSIARQYHDIVKKLENMQWTIDQIEMDLTHQDHVNA; encoded by the exons ATGGTGAAGGGACTGCAACAACAAGGGCAAAACCTGCCACCGGATTTGACCCAAGTCATTGATCAGCTGGAGCGCCACTGCTTGGCACCCGATGGTTCTCTCGTCTCCAAATCAGCCTACTTCGACCTCCAACtc GCAAGGGAGGAAATGTCCAGAGAAAGATTGCGTTACTTGGAAGCCATG GCAATTTATGGTGAGGCAATTGCAATGGTGGAAGAATATCAACAAGCAGTTTCGGTGGCTAATCTTGGAGGAATTCGAGATGTTCAGGGTTTATATCTGCAATCGGACTTGAAGAATCCTCCTCAG TTGTACGAGACATTGGAGCATCGCATGATTGTTGCGGAAGCAGCTCAAAGATTGAGGCTTCCTCTTATCTCCAAAGATGGTGAAATTCATgaggaagaaattgaaaaatgcAGTACGATGTCACGTAGTTCCCTTGACAGTATCAGTACCAGCGTTACAATCAGCTCAAGTTCCAACTCAACCAATTTTAATACTGCTACTAGCACCAGTAGTGCAGCAAACAACAATCTTTCTCTTAATGCTACTGATGCTGTGGAATCTGGAGTTGGTGGTGTTCCGAATCGCTTTCTTGGAATTACACCTGCATATTTATGGCAAACACAGCTCCAGCAAACACCATTGTCAATG GACATGACAGAATATCAGTTGTGTCTTTCTCGGGAGATTGAAGTCCGTTTAGTAGCTAAATGTGATAAATTAGCTGATGCCTTTATAATGGATGACAAtg ACTCGTCATCTGGGCATCAGAATTCAAGTTCTTGCCTTCCAGAAAG GGTGAAGTTGATAATTGAGGAGATGGAAAGGGAGGAAGCAGCTCTGCGGGAAGATCTATATTCTGCGGATAGAAAATTTGCTGAATATTATAAt GTCCTAGAGCAGATACTGGGAGTGCTCATCAAACTGGTCAGAGATTTGAAGTTGCAACATCAACATCAATAT GACGGACTGCAAAAAACATGGCTTTGCAAGAGGTGTGAGACGATGAGTGCAAAATTGAG GGTTCTGGAGCATGTTCTCCTTCTTGAAACTTATACTAAGGAGTCAATACCGGCCCTACATAAAATAAG GAAGTATCTCCTTGAAGCTACAGATGAAGCTTCAATCGCGTATAATAAAGCG GTTACACGTCTTAGAGAATATCAGGGTGTTGATCCTCACTTTGATTCAATTGCAAGGCAGTACCATGATATTGTAAAG aaattggaaaatatgCAATGGACAATCGACCAAATTGAAATGGACCTGACACACCAAGATCACGTAAATGCATAG